A window from Theobroma cacao cultivar B97-61/B2 chromosome 3, Criollo_cocoa_genome_V2, whole genome shotgun sequence encodes these proteins:
- the LOC18604324 gene encoding pentatricopeptide repeat-containing protein At3g18020, with translation MMPATNSKTFVEACQATMILTKLNLPSLPKSPTSPLASHFSTSSLSHLQQPITNKPYWTTKIHDLCTKHRNVDEALSLLDTLCLHGYRPDYLNLSSITHALCDSNRFSEAHHRFLLSLSSHLIPDERTCNVLIARLLHSKTPHSTLHVIRSLLNVKAQFVPSLTNFNRLIDQFCADLRVDIGHRLFFYMKSKGQLPNAVTYTTLISGYVGIGDLGVAFKLFDEMRACGVFPNSLTYSVLICGVLMKRDVANGKELMDKLWDRMKDEKEEPAVNSAAFANLIDCLCREGYFNEVFRIAKSMPQGKSVSEEFAYGHMIDSLCRAGRNHGASRVVYMMRKKDFVPSSVSYNSIIHGLCKEGGCMRAYQLFEEGIEFGYLPSEHTYKILVEGLCRESDFHKARQVLQFMLNKKGLDRTRIYNIYLRALCLINNNPTELLNILVSMLQNQCQPDVITLNTVINGFRKMGRMDEALKVLSDMTNGKFSAPNEVTFTTVICGLLDVGRTVEALDVLNRIMPERGLRPGVVTYNAVLCGFFKTQHANEAMGVYNCMVNEGVTANSTTYAIVVDGLCQSGQIEEAKKFWDDVIWPSQIHDDFVYASILKGLCHAGHFNQACHFLYELVDSGVTPNIVSYNIVIDKACKLGLRKEAYQIVGEMRKNGLEPDAVTWRILEKLHGNVRKTLFIEDSPLKSEGL, from the coding sequence ATGATGCCTGCCACCAACTCCAAAACCTTCGTCGAAGCATGCCAAGCTACTATGATCCTTACCAAACTCAACCTTCCATCACTGCCCAAGTCCCCAACCTCCCCTCTTGCATCTCACTTTTCAACTTCTTCTCTATCACATCTCCAACAACCCATCACCAACAAGCCATACTGGACCACGAAAATCCACGACCTCTGCACCAAGCACCGGAACGTCGACGAAGCCCTTAGCCTGCTTGACACCCTCTGCCTCCACGGCTACCGCCCCGATTACCTCAACCTCAGCAGCATAACCCACGCGCTTTGTGATTCCAACCGCTTCTCCGAGGCTCACCATCGCTTTCTTCTCTCCTTGTCTTCTCATTTAATCCCCGATGAACGGACCTGTAATGTTCTCATTGCTCGCTTGCTCCATTCCAAAACCCCGCATTCCACATTGCATGTTATACGTTCTTTACTTAATGTCAAGGCCCAGTTCGTCCCTTCATTAACAAACTTCAACCGGCTAATCGATCAGTTTTGCGCGGATTTACGCGTAGATATTGGGCATAGgttgtttttttatatgaagAGTAAGGGACAATTGCCCAATGCTGTTACTTACACTACTTTGATTAGTGGGTATGTTGGAATTGGTGATTTAGGCGTTGCCTTTAAGTTGTTTGATGAAATGCGTGCCTGCGGGGTGTTTCCAAATTCGCTGACTTATAGTGTTCTTATTTGTGGGGTTCTTATGAAAAGAGACGTTGCTAACGGGAAGGAGTTGATGGACAAGCTTTGGGATAGAATGAAGGATGAAAAGGAGGAGCCGGCCGTGAATTCGGCGGCGTTTGCTAATCTTATCGATTGTTTATGTAGAGAAGGGTATTTCAATGAAGTTTTTAGAATTGCGAAAAGCATGCCTCAAGGGAAGAGTGTAAGTGAAGAGTTTGCTTATGGTCATATGATTGATTCGCTTTGTAGAGCTGGAAGGAACCATGGCGCTTCTAGGGTTGTTTACATGATGCGAAAGAAAGATTTTGTGCCGAGCTCAGTTTCTTATAATAGCATTATTCATGGCCTTTGTAAGGAAGGAGGTTGTATGAGAGCTTATCAATTGTTTGAGGAAGGAATTGAGTTTGGATACTTGCCATCCGAGCACACGTATAAAATTCTAGTAGAAGGGCTTTGCCGAGAATCTGACTTCCACAAAGCGAGGCAAGTTTTACAGTTCATGTTGAATAAGAAGGGCCTGGACAGAACTAGAatttacaatatatatttacGAGCTCTTTGCCTCATAAATAATAACCCAACCGAGCTTTTAAATATACTGGTTTCTATGCTTCAGAACCAGTGTCAACCTGATGTGATTACCTTAAACACAGTTATCAATGGGTTTCGCAAGATGGGAAGAATGGATGAAGCTCTGAAGGTACTGAGTGACATGACAAATGGGAAATTTTCTGCTCCAAATGAAGTGACATTCACTACGGTCATCTGTGGTTTATTAGATGTAGGAAGAACAGTAGAAGCTCTTGATGTATTAAATCGGATAATGCCTGAAAGGGGTTTAAGGCCTGGTGTTGTTACATATAACGCAGTTCTTTGTGGTTTTTTTAAAACCCAACATGCAAATGAAGCAATGGGGGTATATAATTGCATGGTAAATGAAGGCGTGACTGCCAACAGCACCACTTACGCTATAGTTGTTGATGGATTATGCCAATCTGGCCAAATAGAGGAGGCTAAGAAGTTTTGGGATGATGTTATATGGCCTTCACAAATTCATGATGATTTTGTGTATGCGTCTATTCTCAAAGGGCTATGCCACGCTGGCCATTTTAATCAAGCTTGTCATTTCTTATATGAACTGGTTGATTCTGGGGTCACTCCAAATATTGTGAGCTACAACATTGTGATTGACAAAGCCTGCAAGTTGGGTTTGAGAAAAGAAGCTTATCAAATTGTGGGAGAAATGAGAAAGAATGGGCTTGAACCAGATGCTGTAACTTGGCGGATTCTTGAAAAACTACATGGTAATGTAAGAAAAACACTTTTTATTGAGGATTCACCACTAAAATCTGAAGGTCTATAA
- the LOC18604325 gene encoding thaumatin-like protein codes for MGTRPLFVTLLNPLSFTLHRTSQASAMEAMLRSLLTFTLFTLLFSHISVEVSATTITFYNKCPHPVWPGIQPSAGKPLLARGGFKLPPNKAYSMRLPPLWSGRFWGRHGCSFDASGRGRCATGDCGGTLFCNGLGGAPPATLAEITLGQEQDFYDVSLVDGYNIAMSITPFKGSGKCSYAGCVSDLNLMCPVGLQVRSRDNKRVLACKSACFAFNSPRYCCTGSFGSPQSCKPTAYSKIFKAACPKAYSYAYDDPTSIATCTRGSYLVTFCPHRR; via the exons ATGGGCACCAGGCCTTTATTTGTCACACTACTCAACCCTCTCTCTTTCACACTCCATAGAACTTCCCAAGCTTCAGCCATGGAGGCAATGCTGAGATCTCTGCTTACTTTCACACTCTTCACTCTTCTGTTCTCCCACATTTCAG ttgaGGTATCAGCGACGACAATAACATTTTACAACAAGTGCCCTCACCCAGTGTGGCCAGGGATCCAACCAAGCGCTGGCAAACCTCTTCTAGCCCGTGGCGGCTTCAAGCTTCCACCCAACAAGGCTTACTCCATGCGTCTCCCTCCTCTCTGGTCAGGCCGCTTCTGGGGTCGCCACGGCTGCTCCTTCGATGCCTCTGGACGCGGCCGCTGCGCCACTGGGGACTGCGGTGGCACCCTCTTCTGCAATGGCCTCGGCGGTGCCCCTCCTGCCACTCTGGCGGAAATCACCCTCGGTCAAGAACAAGATTTCTACGACGTCAGCTTGGTGGACGGCTACAACATAGCCATGTCGATAACTCCTTTCAAAGGCTCCGGCAAATGCAGCTATGCAGGGTGCGTTAGTGACTTGAACTTGATGTGCCCTGTCGGGTTGCAAGTGAGATCCAGGGATAACAAGAGAGTGCTGGCTTGCAAGAGCGCTTGCTTTGCTTTCAACTCGCCAAGGTATTGCTGCACCGGGAGCTTTGGGAGTCCTCAGTCTTGCAAGCCAACTGCTTATTCAAAGATTTTCAAGGCTGCTTGTCCAAAAGCTTATTCTTATGCTTACGATGATCCCACCAGCATTGCCACTTGCACTCGCGGTAGCTATTTGGTCACTTTCTGCCCCCACCGCCGCTAG